CTCGCGCACCGCCGAGTGCGACCCGGACTGCACCGACATCGACGCAGGCTGCCGCCGCCAGATCCCCAACCTCACCGGGCTCAAATACGTCTACCCCCGGCTCAAGACCCTGCGCATCCGCACCAATGAGGAACTGCGCGAGGGGGTTGCCTGGGCGCTGGCCCAGGAGCATCCGGTACTGGTGGACTGCTGGGTCGACAAGGCGGAGAACGTCCTGCCGATGGTGCGGCCGGGGAACACCCTGTACCAGATGGTCGAGGCTTGAATAATCGCCCGCTGGGCGATTATTCAAGTGGTTTAGTTCCAAGTGATCAGCGCCGTACCGCAGCGGGGGGCAGGCGGGCAATGGCCCGAACCAGATCTCGGCAGGGCGTGACATACCAGCCCAGGGCAACGCCCTGGGTGACATGGTTGAAGATGTCTAGCATTGAAAGGGCGTGACCTGGGGTCGGATTCGCCGACGGCTGAGTTTCGACGCTAATTGCCTAAGTCTACAATGAATACGGAGGATTGAGCCGACGGGCCGGTTCAAGCGGGTGGGGCGGAACGCGTAGCGGTTCCGCCACCTGCGGCGTATGTGCTATGGCATCACAGAACCCGCGCCGACTCGGCGGCGAGGGTCGGATCGAGCGTATGCCCGGTGCGGCAGGACTGGATGCGGTGCTCACGCACCCCCAGCGCGGCGAGGCGCTCGGGCAGCGTCGCCAGTTGGGCGGGGCCATCCTGGCCGGGCATCAGGGTGGTGCGCACCTGCAGCGGTACTCCGGCCGCGAGCAGAAGGCGCAGGCTCGCCCAGGCGCGCTCGCCTGAGCCGGGGACGCCGGTGATGGCCGGGTAGTGCTCCGGCAGGGCCTTGATGTCGAGCCCGACCCAATCGAGTAGCGGCAGCAGTGCCTCGATGCGCGCCGGATAGGCCCCGGAACTGTGCAGCCCGACCTTGAAGCCCAGGGCGCGGGCTTGCGTCATGGCCGCCCCCAGTGCGGGCTGGAGGGTCGGCTCACCGCCGCTGAAGACCACCGCGTCCAGGAGTCCGCGACGGGCTTCAAGGAAGGCGCGCACCTGGGCCCAGGGGATCAACTCCGCTGCGCGCGGGGGCAGCAGGTGGCCGTTGTGGCAATAGCGGCAGCGCCAGGGGCAGCCTTGGCAGAAGACCACGGCGGCGAGTTCGCCGGGGTAGTCGACGGTGGTCAGGGGCGTGAGGCCGCCGACGCGCAGTTCCCGCCGGGCGCTCGTCGGCGGCACCGGCGCAGCGGTGATCAACTGCGGCGACTGCGCAATTCCCATGGCGAATCCTTCAGGCCGGTAAAGAGGAGTTCAGCCGCAAATGAACGCAAATAAACGCTAATCATCAAGGCCCTGACGGTTCCCGCGGGATAGTCGTCCGGATGTCGTCCCACGGGTCGCAAGCACTCTTGAATTATTTGCGTTCATTTGCGTTCATTTGCGGACAAAATTCTTCCCGGACTCAGGCGGCGGCCTGTTGGGGCGCGCGCAGCGGGGTGCCGCACGGATTCTCGGTGAAGTAGCAGCGCTCGCCATGCTCGGCGCGCTTGCCGACGTTGAAGGCGGCGACCGGGCGGTGGTAGCCCATGACCCGGGTCCAGACTTCGCAGCGGGTGCGCTCTTGCGGGTTCAGGCTGGCGGTGGTCAGTTCATTCATGGTCTCGATCTCCTCGTCTCGTTGCTCGATTGCGGTCGGCGTGGCGGGGCCGACTGCTTTGCGTTGATTGGCGTTCAGGTGCGGCTAAGAGCTAAGCGCTAAGAGCTAAGTCGCGCTTACCCGCTTGCGCGCGATCAGTTCCTCATCGCACACCGGGCAGAATTCATGCTCGCCGGCCAGATACCCGTGCTTGGGGCAGATGGAGAACACGGGGGTGACGGTGATATAGGGCAGGCGGAAGTTGGTGAGCGCGCGGCGCACCAGCCGCTTGCACGCCTCCACACTGGAGACCTGCTCGCTCATATACAGATGCAGCACGGTACCACCGGTGTAGCGGGACTGGAGCGGCTCCTGCATCGCCAGGGCCTGGAAGGGGTCGTCCGTGAAGCCTACCGGCAGTTGGGTGCTGTTGGTGTAATAGGGCGCGTCCGGGGTCCCGGCCTGGAGGATGCCCGGGAAGCGCTTCTGGTCCTCGCGGGCGAAGCGATAGGTGGTCCCCTCCGCCGGGGTCGCCTCCAGGTTGTAGAGGTGGCCGGTGGTCTCCTGGAACTCCACCATGCGCGCGCGCACCCGGTCGAGCAGGCGGATGGCGAGTGCCTGGCCGAGGTCCGTGGTGATGTCCTCCCGGTCGCGGGTGAAGTTGCGGATCATCTCGTTGATCCCGTTCACCCCGATGGTGGAGAAGTGGTTGCGCAGGGTCCCGAGATACCGCTTGGTATAGGGGAAGAGCCCGGCGTCCAGGTGCCGCTGTACCACCTTGCGCTTGATCTCCAGGCTGTTGCGGGCGAGTTCGAGCAGCCGGTCCAGACGCGCCAGCAGGGCCGGCTCGTCGCCCGGGTGCTGGAAGCCCAGGCGGGCGCAATTGATGGTGACGACACCGACCGAACCGGTCTGCTCGGCCGAACCGAAGAGCCCGTTGCCGCGCTTGAGCAATTCGCGCAGGTCGAGCTGCAGGCGGCAGCACATGGAGCGGACCATGTTCGGCGACAACTCGGAATTGATGAAGTTCTGGAAATACGGCAGGCCGTACTTGGCGGTCATGGCAAAGAGCCGATCCGCGTTCTCACTCTCCCAGGGGAAGTCCGGGGTGATGTTGTAGGTCGGGAT
The DNA window shown above is from Candidatus Thiodictyon syntrophicum and carries:
- a CDS encoding anaerobic ribonucleoside-triphosphate reductase activating protein; the protein is MGIAQSPQLITAAPVPPTSARRELRVGGLTPLTTVDYPGELAAVVFCQGCPWRCRYCHNGHLLPPRAAELIPWAQVRAFLEARRGLLDAVVFSGGEPTLQPALGAAMTQARALGFKVGLHSSGAYPARIEALLPLLDWVGLDIKALPEHYPAITGVPGSGERAWASLRLLLAAGVPLQVRTTLMPGQDGPAQLATLPERLAALGVREHRIQSCRTGHTLDPTLAAESARVL
- the nrdD gene encoding anaerobic ribonucleoside-triphosphate reductase, with the protein product MNELTTASLNPQERTRCEVWTRVMGYHRPVAAFNVGKRAEHGERCYFTENPCGTPLRAPQQAAA